The following proteins are encoded in a genomic region of Triticum dicoccoides isolate Atlit2015 ecotype Zavitan chromosome 1B, WEW_v2.0, whole genome shotgun sequence:
- the LOC119323662 gene encoding protein WHAT'S THIS FACTOR 9, mitochondrial-like — protein sequence MAGHLLVAVTGRRRRWWEAPLFAAEQRATLVNVKLKLVKDPALDGALSRQRHLRAAHHLLDLVSSRPGHRISCPELLADKSVHKMFGSADAALAFLRRYHTLFVLSRRGGGGVSLTDAALGLRCRELDCLDASEPDLLACLRRLLMLTLSRSLPLHTVDLLRWDLGLPRDYRASILSRQPDHFALKQPEGDERIWLHLLSWDDRLAVSELEKAAAGGDTTCLPFPVSFTRGFGLRSKSMDWLKEWQKLPYTNPYTDASGLDRRTDVSEKRNVGVFHELLHLTLAKRTERHNVSNMRKLLGMPQKFTKVFERHPGIFYLSRIHGTQTVVLREAYGGTSQLLEKHAHPLVAIREEYTTMMRAALPPRRSRESFKYCGNWMRKVREKKELNSLNDVW from the coding sequence ATGGCGGGGCACTTGCTGGTGGCGGTGAcggggaggaggagaagatggtggGAAGCGCCATTGTTTGCGGCGGAGCAGCGCGCGACGCTGGTTAACGTGAAGCTCAAGCTGGTCAAGGATCCGGCACTCGACGGGGCGCTGTCGCGCCAGCGCCACCTCCGCGCTGCCCACCACCTGCTCGACCTCGTGTCCTCGCGGCCCGGCCACCGTATCTCGTGCCCCGAGCTCCTCGCCGACAAGTCCGTCCACAAGATGTTTGGCTCCGCGGACGCCGCGCTCGCCTTCCTCCGCAGATACCACACCCTGTTCGTGCTCTCCCGCCGCGGTGGAGGCGGTGTGTCCCTCACGGACGCGGCGCTCGGCCTCCGGTGCCGGGAACTGGACTGCCTGGACGCCTCGGAGCCCGACCTGCTCGcttgcctccgccgcctcctcatgCTCACCCTGTCGCGCTCGCTCCCGCTCCACACTGTCGACCTTCTCCGCTGGGACTTGGGCCTGCCCCGCGACTACCGCGCCTCGATCCTCAGTCGCCAGCCTGACCACTTCGCCCTCAAGCAGCCCGAGGGTGACGAGCGCATCTGGCTCCACCTCCTCTCCTGGGACGACCGTCTGGCTGTCTCGGAACTCGAGAAGGCTGCGGCGGGCGGCGACACCACCTGCCTCCCATTTCCGGTGAGCTTCACGAGGGGGTTTGGCCTGAGGAGCAAGTCTATGGACTGGCTGAAGGAGTGGCAGAAGCTTCCATACACTAACCCATACACCGACGCCTCCGGCCTTGACCGTCGCACTGATGTGTCAGAGAAGCGGAATGTGGGAGTGTTCCATGAACTGCTGCACCTCACATTGGCAAAGAGGACAGAGCGCCACAACGTGAGCAACATGAGGAAGCTTCTTGGCATGCCACAGAAGTTTACCAAGGTATTTGAGCGTCACCCGGGCATTTTTTACCTCTCAAGGATACATGGCACACAGACAGTTGTACTCAGGGAAGCTTACGGTGGCACGAGCCAGCTGCTTGAGAAGCATGCACATCCACTTGTTGCTATCAGGGAGGAGTATACCACCATGATGAGGGCTGCATTGCCACCAAGGAGGAGCAGAGAAAGCTTCAAATATTGTGGTAACTGGATGAGGAAAGTGAGGGAGAAGAAGGAACTGAACTCTCTTAATGATGTCTGGTAG